A stretch of Triticum aestivum cultivar Chinese Spring chromosome 1D, IWGSC CS RefSeq v2.1, whole genome shotgun sequence DNA encodes these proteins:
- the LOC123164807 gene encoding low temperature-induced protein lt101.2 codes for MGSETFVEILLAILLPPVGVFLRYGIGVEFWICLLLTVLGYIPGIIYAIFVLVA; via the exons ATGGGTTCGGAGACGTTCGTGGAGATCCTGCTGGCCATCTTGCTGCCGCCGGTCGGCGTCTTCCTCCGCTACGGCATCGGC GTGGAGTTCTGGATCTGCCTGCTGCTCACGGTGCTGGGCTACATCCCCGGCATCATCTACGCCATCTTCGTCCTCGTCGCATAG